A segment of the Neoarius graeffei isolate fNeoGra1 chromosome 5, fNeoGra1.pri, whole genome shotgun sequence genome:
GGTACAACTTCTGGTTCAGAACTTCCACTGTCCATTTTCACCACACTCTGTTCCATGCGTGTTTAGCGGTGCAGCAATAAAAAACATCCCCTGTGAAACAATTTACCAGACTTGCGTTCTGGACATGTTTAGGCTATTTAAACCGGTATTGCCAGTATATGAAAAATTCATAtcataacagaaaaaaaaaaaacggttttCAGttcgaaatgattttgtctgacgttttgaagaaagttttcatttattgattttgcaaaaaataaaagcgatctgtttctcaaaatccagtgaatgtggatagaataaaacaattattctactcaatcttgtcgtacatggcttgtagccaaatcagcgctacgtgcctcgttggctatcagctcatgttcgattcgatttcatggaataattgtgaaATAATCTTCTTGTCCTGGGTGATATGTCCACCACTGTAGAGTATTcatatctctcttttttttattttcattttactgaaaaaggcagcatgtaagcaaaaacaaatgacaaaaataatactttttttttttaatctggccTATATTCCCATCAGCTACTCCTGAGCTGTATGTGGATGATCAGATGGTAACTGGATATGAGGGCAGCCATATGGTCATTTTCTGCCATCATCCAACCAAGCAACCAAAAGCATGGTGTAAGATTGGAGATGCATGTGTGAGCACAACTGGAAACATAAGTGGTACCTTGGTTCAGCTCAGCAGTGTGGATGGGGGATTTCGTGTGACTATGAGCAAGCTAACAATGGACAACACCGGATGGTATTGGTGCTCAGCAGGAAATGAACAGATGCCTGTTCACATCACTGTGCGGAGGGATACACATATCTGGGAGCGGTAAAATCCTACTTCTCTGAATCCCTAAAGGGGTTGAACTATACTTTATGGACTTTATGATGTGACTATATTGCACTGTTCTGTGTATAAATACAATGTGTTTGATTATttcatgattttaaccaatttctCTTTTTGCTCCACAGCAGAAGCTCATTTGCATGGCTGGTATTTTTGGGATTACTGCTTGCATTAGCTTATATAGCTGTGACTGTATTCCAGCAACATCACCAAAGTAAGTTGTTCCATGAATATTTCCAGTTTACTGAATTTTCACATTGCACAAGGAGTAAAGGTTGTTTGTTCTGCTTCTATAAAATTGCAAAACTTCCTTTTTTTAGCATGTGAAATGTTTTCATTGCCCAAGAGGTCTGAAAATCTGTATGTAAGCATGAAAAAACCAAAACTGCAAGTAAGTATAGCACCAATTTTCCTTCTCAAGTAAAAACAACaccaaaaaaaagttttatatacAAGCAACAattctttttttattaatttgtCTATGACATATTAATTTACCCTTTCTTCTTTAAGACAACACAACATGAAGATGAGCACATTGATACTCAAGAGTATGAAATTATGTCCAGTCCTGGGCAAGAATTGGAGGTAATACACTCCAACCAAACATGCTTACCATTATGAAAATCTCAGTTTTATCTTTTTCTTTTTATAGTTTGTACTTTTTTATGTTGTGACTAATGAGCATTTAGTTTTTCTGAGTAAAATTATGTATAGTCACAAGAAATATATGAGACATTTTATACCATTTATATCATAGAATTTATACATTATTTATACTTTTGAtacatatatatcatctcatctcattatctctagccgctttatcctgttctacagggtcgcaggcaagctggagcctatcccagctgactacgggcgaaaggcggggtacaccctggacaagtcgccaggtcatcacagggctgacacagacaaccattcacactcacattcacacctacggtcaatttagagccaccagttaacctaacctgcatgtctttggactgtgggggaaaccggagcacccagaggaaacccatgcagacacggggagaacatatagactccacacagaaaggccctcgccagccacagggctcgaacccggaccttcttactgtgaggcaacagcactaaccactacaccaccgtgctgcctgtatatatattcaagtggtgaacatattcacgagtgagcgaagcaatGGAGTgaaaatacaggtagtcgtcgacttacgactgcatttggttatgactgaccggtcgtaaaccgatctggtcgtaagtcggcctatgttaaatgaacgtaagtatattgtgatgtgtaatgatattgtaatcatcttaaagttttattttatcaacattttcttatttcattaccttggctcattatttggtttaagtcaaacactgcatactacactgcgtacagtacaattcgtttaatacgtgcaaaacaaaaaatacgaaatacaggtgtgaaaaatagaaaacattttagtttgaaacataccaaaatacaaatgtaaaacatagcaaaatacaaaatttagtgaccgctggcatcactggtgcttggctgtgggtcgtctacgtcatcatcagctgttgcagcgctcgggctggcgggaggatttgctcatttcataaaccaggagctggggcggaaactgtctgacggagtgcgtgagggagcgcgagagagactgcgcatgtgcctggagctggggtggaaactgttgtacgcggcgagaggcgcttccgggagctggggcggaaactgtagtaCGCTcaactagctcagctgggaaacacttgccagtcataaccagacagtcgtaaagtcgatcagtcgtaagtcgcataggtcgtaagtcgacgactacttgtattttcaacatgagaagataaacttcatatcttcacactacCATGTAATGTTCCTTATATTAcacagacacatccacaaaaaaaaaaaagaattttaattttgaaccggtccaCCATTTTGATAACGCgcgtcaagtcagcaggaaaaaactgggagtgacatcatcagagtgaaatatcaggaaatatgtcactcagacccatgatgtattttgtttttcaacatgagatgataaacttcatatcttcaagccaacatgtgattttatttttattatagtgacacattcacaaataaaaagtacccaaattcatcaaaacaattcatcgatttcctcacaagtgacatatagagatttatgtcacagttttggttctccgtgtcctggatggagctcgtatgaaaaataagagtggtatatttctcagtaaaac
Coding sequences within it:
- the si:ch1073-59l16.1 gene encoding polymeric immunoglobulin receptor isoform X2, with the protein product MMMIMELLLLTILISGKLSVTWTVPDTVVNVPVQQGKSIIIPYLYDVKYINCSKYLCFGHSRHSCKDVKEMKHRMVSTLDDQTQHIFTVTMKNVSLRDAGHYWCSVEGPSHYERKHFQLNVTKATPELYVDDQMVTGYEGSHMVIFCHHPTKQPKAWCKIGDACVSTTGNISGTLVQLSSVDGGFRVTMSKLTMDNTGWYWCSAGNEQMPVHITVRRDTHIWERRSSFAWLVFLGLLLALAYIAVTVFQQHHQTCEMFSLPKRSENLYVSMKKPKLQTTQHEDEHIDTQEYEIMSSPGQELEGSGEEP